The Montipora foliosa isolate CH-2021 chromosome 6, ASM3666993v2, whole genome shotgun sequence genome includes the window GAATGCAGCAAGACGGGAAATGCCACACCAAAGAAGAAGCCGGCTTTCTTCGACGAAGTGGACGAGTTTTTGTCGGACAAGCCATGTACCAAACCAAAGGTAATAATAAAGTCCGCAACAATTTCCATAGATGGGGTCGATGATGAAGAAATAACAAGCGCAGAAAACGTTGAGCCGAACGTAAACAACCCTGGCAGCAGCAAAGAAAAGTCAGAAAACCTTCACAAACCTCTGAATTATTTGACAGCGGTGACAGGTAAGAGTTATAAAATGCTCTCCGATTGGAGGGCCAGACAATAGAATTGTGTCCAAAAGCTACATCTGACGACGTCTGTGAAAGTTTTGTTCAAGCAGTATATTTGAATACCGTATTTGAGAGTTTTTGATATGCGTACTGTACAAGCAGATACAAGACAGGTGTATCCGTATTACAGTGTAATATTGAGATAACTATACCATAAATcaaacattttttatttctctcttGGCTATAACGTTTATGCAAGACATTGAAGTTTTGGCGGTCGCCATGGTGTTCCTTCAGGTGCGACGGAAGCCGATGAAACAAAGAAGCCGGCACCCCGTCAGTCGGCCGTATTGAAGGCAaataaaaagaggaaaaccGCTTCTGATGTATTTGCAAAGTTTGATAAAGTGTTTGAGTCCTTTGTGGAGTATCAGCAAGCGGCTGACAAGAGCTTCCTCGAAGCTGAAGCGGCAAGAGAAAGGCGAGAGGAGGAAAGAGCGGAGAAGCGAAGGAAGGAGGATCAAGAATTTCTCCTGAAAATGGCGCAGGTTCTTCACAAGCAGAACCAAGTACCTGCGTAAGTTTCTTGCCATTTTGTGCGAGCTGTTAAAAGAAATTAGACTAGCTTATGAGCGATTTTGAAACTTTCATTCCTTGAAATTATATTTCTTATGTTGAATTTTACGGCATCCGAATTGTATCGTTAATTAATTCGCTGTTATTTATTGCTCAAAATGTTTTGGCTCATTTTTTTAACCGCCGTTTTTAATACTGTTCAATATTAAGCTGGGGTCTCCTATGCCTGTTTTTGATATTGGACAGATATTTTAGTATCGAGTCTGTGTACATGTTCATTTGTAGTGTATCTCCTCGGTTGAGGAATGATGCA containing:
- the LOC138007131 gene encoding uncharacterized protein, with amino-acid sequence MAAETKTRGRIWEHKETLLLLEKWGDENIQLQLKSCTRKKPIWLEIAAYLRAAGYEDRDDGSCKTRIHTLISAYRNYKDECSKTGNATPKKKPAFFDEVDEFLSDKPCTKPKVIIKSATISIDGVDDEEITSAENVEPNVNNPGSSKEKSENLHKPLNYLTAVTGKTDETKKPAPRQSAVLKANKKRKTASDVFAKFDKVFESFVEYQQAADKSFLEAEAARERREEERAEKRRKEDQEFLLKMAQVLHKQNQVPA